The DNA region AATCACTGAATCCAGTTCATCTCTCCTCATCCATTTAGTGCACTAGTATAAAATAGCACACTACTTTAATCAAACAGCATTAcacatatttttttccacttttctcaTGTGGAGACAGAGTTTGTTAGAGGGTTTTGAATGAGGGATAAGGCATATTAGGGACTTTTGTCCTATTTCAATTAATGTGTTAATTTCAATATGGCACCTCAAGGTGAAAAATCATACTgaattgcttccccccccccttcccggatTGTTGTTGAATCAGAACTCAGCTTTATTAGTTAATTCTTCAAGACATGAATGATACTAATGATTGATTCTTTTGATTATAGGAGGAAATAGCCAAAGACCTTTTGTCAGGAGATGATGAAGAAACACAGTCTTCTGCTGATGATTTGACACCATCGGTTACTTCACATGAAACAACAGATTTTTTTCCTCGGCCTTTAAGATGTAAGGAAATATAATCAGTATCCCAAATTAGCTATATTAAAATTAGAGAGACTGTTAGTGATTTGTTTTGGTTTGAAGAACAAATTCTGCTGGATTTGTTGCATGTAAAAATAAAGTTAAGAATTTAATTGGCAGGGTTCTAACATGGTCCAGAGTGAAGCTAATCAAAAGGAAAGAACTACTCCTTTAGAGAATTATGATCCTATCTATGGTAACCAATAGTTCTGTGACAAGAAAACCATGCTGTTTACAAATGAATATCAACTGAACTTTTCTCTGGTTTTTCATCCAATTTCAGtcctttacaatacaatacaatagcagagttggaagggaccttggagatcttctagtccaacccccttcctaggcaggaaaccctatatcgtttcagacaaatggctatccaacatcttcttaaagacttccagtgttggggcattcacaacttctggaggcaagctgttccattgattaattgttctaactgttaggaaatttctcttcagttctaagttgcttctctccttgattagtttccacccatttcttcttgttctaccctcaggtgccttggaaaatagtttgactccctcttctttgtggcaacccctgagatattggaacattgctatcatttctcccctagttcttcttttcattaaactagacatacccagttcctgcaactgttcttcatatgttttagtgtccagtcccctaatcatctttgttgctcttcactgcactctttctagagtctccacatcttttctacatcgtggcgaccaaaactgaatgcagtattccaattaTTACAGTATTGCAGTCTCCATATTCTGATTCAAAACATCCAGATCATCTTTTACATGACCTGGATTGACAGTATATAATTTGGGTATTAACAGCATATTAATGACACCTCATCTTAAAGCAAAAAAGGATCTATTCTGATGATTTCATATGGATATTAAACAACATATGAGGTGACAATTGAGGTCTGCTATTCCACATTCAGGAACTATAGTTGCTTTGTCTCAAGACTACTGACTAGAATTGCCCACTCAGAAGTGGAATTAGTTTCAAATCTCAGATACCAAGCTTGGCACTATTGAATGCAGCCAGTAGGTCTGCATTTCCCCTACCAGTCTTGATGAAAGCCAACCAACAAAGCAGTCAATGCTATTTCTAATCTCTGACTGAGTTTGAATCCTGTTTAAAAGAGCTAGACAAGAGCTTTCTTTAGGATCTTCTCTAACAGTCCATACCATGTTCTCAACATCATTTCCTAAGAAATATTGGACGTAGCTAAACACAAGTCGTCTAATATGGCTAATATATTCCTTAAGAATAGGCAGCATCACAGCTTATCTCTGGGTACATTAATCACTTATTTGGGTTGTACAATCCCAGATCACATTGTCTCTGTAAACCCATTCATCTCACTTGGTTCTGCACATCCAGActttgacaaaagaaagcaattgTACCTGGAAAGAAACAAATCTTAGAGAATGTGATGAAACTGTAAAGTAAATGTAATTTAGAAATGTAAGATTGCTATTAAAAGTATTGTTTAGCCAGAATGTTAGGGCTAGGATATTACATGAATTCATTCTGATAGGTGGAGTGCATGTTGGTATGCCCCAAGTAATTTGTGATTGGAATGCTGTGATTTTGTTTCTACCATTGTGAACTGCCTAGAGTTACATTTCTGCAAGTTAGGTGACCCTATAACTTGATAGATAGAAATGTAAGTGGAATGAATATTTGTTATTAGTTATTTTACTCTGGATTTTTTAGGTATTGATTTGCTAAAGCATATATAAGGTTGGGAAGGACAGGGCTTGCAATTTTGCTTACAGTCAAATGTATAATTCTATGGTGCAGGAATTAGGGGTTTGCAAAATGTTTCCTTTTCCAAAAGGGTTCTCACTACCCTGAAAGTATTTTGATGCTTTTAAAGCAATTTTGGAAGTGTGTAGAGACATAAACAGATGTTTTGAGCTCAGACAAGGGCCTCTTCTGTGTTTCCATCATTCACAGTCATCTGATTGGAATGATACAAAAATGTAGCTATGAAATAAAGAACTTAGCATTGAACATCGGAACATGTACAGAAGTTGGACATGATTTGATAGAGATGTTTTATTTCAGtattacattaaaaatattaaaatagttgTCTGTTAACACTCCTTTTCTATTGTAAAAAGCAAACACTATCTGTGATGGTGATAAAGAATCTGATGGTGAAGATGTGGAAGTAGATACCGGTAATTCATCTGAAGATTTGCGAAAGGTAATTCTTAAAATGATTTATAGTAATATATAAATTTTTGTATGTGTTCTATAGACTTAAAGTATGTAAAGTCTGATATCAAGATGTATGTTGTAGAATTACATTTATTGCAGGTCTCAAAGTCTCCCAAATTGTATTTGCCTTTGAAAGTGTTTTACTTCCCCATTTCAACTGTAACCTAAAGAGTACGAGATCTGCCTGAGTGTATTGTTGCTAAAGGAGAATTTTGTTGTGATCCCAGTATGAGCCTGGAAATATTTGTGGGTATGGATCTtgagaaaaaaaacagtatttgaATCCTGATCTTTTTGGTTCACAAATATATATCATCATAATGAGATATGTATGTTTACAGTactatattctaatttttttcaggAAATAATGATTGGTTCACAATACCAGGCTGAAATACCACCTTTCTTAGGCAAAAGTTGCAATGATGAAAAAGGTAATTAATACTTTTTACTAAATTGttagcttttaaaataattgtttaaaatatattattaattaaaataaaaataaaaacataaacagaTTTGAGTTCAAGATTGTGAGACATGGAATATTTGGTTGAGTTATCTTGAACTTAATTTATGAATTGTTTTTGAGTGTTTAAATGAAGTATGCTACAGAGTACTATACATATTCAAAAATTGCTAAGAATTACAGTGACCACATTTTAACAGGCCTGCTGAGGAGAGGGGTATCTGTTACTTCCAAGTATCTATTAAATGTGAAAGGATATGATTGTGTTTGTCATCTATATAATGGTGTGATTACATAGATGTTGCAAATGAGATATTAATTTATCTCATGTGTAATCTTATTACGTACAAGTTATAAATCACCATAAATGTGGTAAATTAAGATAAATTTAACTGCTGTGTCTGGATTACTACAGATGCAATAGACTTGTACATCCCATTTCAGAGTTATCTGGGTAGAAATGCAGTTTGCTGCATCTGGGATCTGCTAATTGAAATTTTAATTTATTCAGACATGATTACTACTTTAACATCTTTAGTCAGTCACAGGTCCCATTTCATGCTCTCCTTGACCTCTATCTGATGAATGGGAATATAGGGGagtacacaatttaaaatattagataaatatgcaaaatacatgctgactctgtaaactgtttagagagggctgtaaagcactgtgaagcggtatataagtctaagtgctattgctatactataAATGAGAATAAAGCTCTTCTTTACAATATAAGACTGAACATTCTTATCAATAAAAAGGCAGCAATTATAATTCCATTTATTTAGCTAACTGTTAATGGTATTTGGAGATGATTAAAATCCGAGGCTTTCTGGACTGTTCATAGATTAAATATTAGCATTTCAATCACACCCTAACAGTTGTCTTTCACATACATtggactacaggcagtcctcaaattacaatggcatttgagattggaatttctgttgctaagtgatgcagtcataaagcaTGATGTCACATGGCTGCATCCCTTAGCAATGACAATATCTGCAATCCCcattgctgttgttaaattagaatTGTCAAACATTAAGCAAGCTTCTCCTCTCAGCTTTCTGCTGGCTTTCAAcaaccaaagtcagtggggaagacaGCAGGAAGTTGCTGCTGCAGAgctggggaggaaacaagggggTGAATTGCATAGAAAATAATTACATCGAATTTTTCTTCCTATATAATCAATTGTTCGTGCTTacattgttctctttttttagaTAATCTTGTGGCAGACTTTCTACTGTCAACTTAAATAGTTGGTAATTATTCATTATAATAATctaataccatgttttcctgaaaataagacctccctgaataataagttcaattgggcttttgagcgcatgtgctaaaataagccctccctcagaaataagccctctctgaaaatattgcaacacagcaacagccatgaggtgaccacattcaTTGTTTCctgcactcaaaaataataagacctccccaaaaataagaccaaatgcttatttcggggatcaaaagaaaataagaccctgtcttattttcggggaaacacggtattaagtTGACAGTAGAAAGTctgtaagagaaaaaaaagatgcagaTTTCAACAATATGAGATGCTTAAACATTTGCATTAAAAACTgtatagttatttttttaaatgctgttttTAATATGTTATTAACCATATTATCTTACTTTAAATTTTAAAGATGCTACAGTTGATATTTCTGAAAAACAAATCTTAATAGTTTGTGGTAACATATATACTAAATAGCAGgagtacaggtaattcttgacttacagttGACTTAtggttcctttagtgactgttcaaagttacaacagcactgaaaatgtgagttATGACTGTCAAAGTTATGACCTTTagagcatccccatgatcatgtggtcaaaattcagatgattggccaatggttcatatttatgactattgcagtgtcccaaggtcttgTGAACACCTTTTGCGAAtctctgacgagcaaagtcaatagggaagtcagatttagttaacaaccgggttactaacttatcaactgtagtgattcacttaacaactgtgccaagaaaggtcataaattggggcaaaattcgcttaactaatgtctcgcttaacaacagaaattttaggctccattgtggtcataagtcaaggactatctgtataataaTATAGCTCCTTAGAAAACAAGTGTGTGTATCCTTAAAGACATTGAAGAGATATGACAACAAATATCCCTAGAGGAAAATCACAACTGGATCTTTATCATGCCAGAGTGTAGGCCATAAAATGTtataaatgatataaattgtATATTTCTTTGCATATATTACTCTCCAGTAATATGTGCAAAAAATTGCTGGGGGTTGCTGGATTACTGGGCACTTGGTCTCATCAATATTTGAATATATCTTAATAGCATATGAAAATGAGGACCAGCTACTTTGGCAACCTGATGTTATTTCAGAAAATAAAGTTAAAGAGTACCTTTTTGAAACTTCCGTAAGAActggaaatgaaaaaataattggCAGAATTCCTGATGGAGTGCATACCCGGGACAATGAACAGGTATGTTTTAATCTTATCTCTGTACAATTTGCCAATTGAACTCTCTTTTTTTATGCTTAGGCATGCAAAAACAaatatgtttccttttttttctatttttttaagttaATATATTTCATACCTACTGTATATCACATCTTattctttggctttaaaacattTGTCCATAAACAATGTATATAAAAGGATAAATTTACTTTGTTTATAGAAGGATTTAGTTCATTTTTGCTGCCCAGATGAGgtcccagattgctgggggaatatgctgtaaacggcttagagagtgctataaagcactatgaagcgatatataagtctaagtgctttgctattgctgctgttgttttgAAACAATGGAGATACAAGGAGATTCTGCCCAGAAGAGGGATGAAGGGGAAACTATATTCATTGATTTATCTTTTACCTAGGGGGCATCTCTCGCCCCTCGTACCCTGGTCACTCCATTTACATGGGAGGTTCATCTCATTGATTGCAGGAGGAAGACTTTGCCATTTTACCTTCTCTTAGTGATCTCTGGCAGTCTGTtctggagaatggaaggaagctCCAAAACAGTGTAGAAAGTAGTGTTCACTAAGCTTCTTCCATAGTCTTTTACCACTAAGATCTTTCTGCTGGATCAGCAGCATTTAATGGCCGGAAGAGGTTTTGATCCAACTTAGTTAGTATCTATTTACACTGCACAATGTTTTATTTGAAGTGGCTAGATAACCTTGTAATAGAAACATTTGACTGACATGAGATTACAGCTGCTGGATTGTGTATGCTCCTTTTGACTGGTTAAACAAGAAATATTGCAATCTCTACTAGGCACTCTATGAACTCTTCAAGTGTAACCACAGTCTAAAGGAAGCTATTGAGAAATACTGTTCAAATGGAAAGACATCACAGGGTAAGTCCTCTATCAAGAGGTTTATACGTTCAATAATGTTAAATCATACAAGTGCAGACCTGGATTGTGATGACTGTTAttcaatacagttcctcatgttttTGTAATACCAAAACAAATTGCAGCAAAGTAATCAGAGTGATTCAAGAGTAACAGCTGGACTATTCCACATACTTAGATAACTAAAGAAGGCATCTAGTCTCTTGGAAGATTCTGTTGCATAAGGTTAAAGTTCTGATCAGTAACTAGAATCAGTTACACTCAGGGTTGGGATTCAGCTGGTacggaccggttcaggcgaaccggtagttccagCAACCAGTTGACCCTGCTCACCTGCCCCTGCACTAGTctatcctatatttcctttgtttgaaacccagctgataggcgtggcagagcggattgctgagcctcagctgttttactcactggggctgcagtaAAGGGtaagtttttgagctgttttcaaacgCACTGGGCGCGTGTGAAGCATGCGTGCGCAAAGCACAcactcagcaaaccagttgttacaccggttgaatctTACCACTGGTTACACTTTTATAGACAAACATTCACCATTCTTTATCATTGTTGCAATACTAGTCAGATAACAAGAAAGAATGCTTGAAACAATGAAGTTGTATGAAATATATAGTTATGTATGCATGACCTCATCATTAGCCGTGAGTGTTTTTCCCTGCCTATTGAATTCCTGCTGCAattgatgcaggggtgggttcctgccagttctaacctcttctatagaagaggttccacaaatctacagtgccgtttagaaccggttccaattccctccccccaccagtccgcacatcatcaagatgaagagcgagaggaggaattctgggagttgaagtccacaagaattaaagctgtcaagtttgaacacccctggaggtttttttctaaagggttaggggtgcaagggtcttgtaacttgacagctttaagacttgcatgcttcaaatgccagagtttctgaacctacattttggttgctaagcaagagcgttgttaagtgagtttcaccacattttacaagttagccacgcccaccctgtcacatggccggcaagccactcccaccctgtcacatggctggcaagccactcccacaaagcaggccacacctacagaagaggttctaaaaaaatttgaaatccaccactgaattGATGGAATATCATTTCTGCTTATGGCTTACTATTATTGGCTAAGTTCACACTATAGCCCAAGATAAACTACAGCTTACAAACCATAGTACCTTCCAAGCACAAGGTAAGCAAAAATCAAGTAAAACCACATTCTGGTTTAGATTGCTGCATGAACCAGTCTAGTTTGTTGaaaagattttctttatttttcaaatgttggGACCAAATGCTTGCTGATTTGTCAAAATATCAAATCCTCACTAGTTTCTCTCTTTAATCTCCATCTTAAGATATGACCGCTTGGACAGAAGAAGAATGTAGAAACTTTGAACATGCACTTCTGATATATGGGAAAGATTTTCATCTTATACAAAAAGATAAGGTGAGCAGGTATAGAAATAATTTCTAAATGATAAAGTTGTTAACATTTGAGTAGTTGGTCAGAATATGTAAAACAACATAAAAGGCATATTTTTGTCAACCAGttacttggtttttttaaaaaaattacagtgtATTACTGTAGACATATTAGAGAAATATATAaacagggaaggaaaaagggcaAACGAAGGGGATACAAGTGAGTAAATAAGGGATTTACAATTTTTATAGAGATTATAATTTACAAGTATATAATTAATTGAATTACCCATCTAGTAAATGAGCATGCCTCTTTATAAACTATTTTTACCTAGCTGCTATACTCATAAGCATGTTTTACTGTTTCCTACAAACATTATCACTTGAGgctttttgaaaataattttattatgcaGAACTGATTAACAAAATGAAAGTATATTATGGATAGTATATCATTTGAAATATAGCCATTTTAAAAGGACCTTGAAAATTAATGTTATAAATAGACCAACTCCAAAAACATTcattatattgaagaaattgtCCTTTGATGTGGTTAGATCACTTCCTTGTCAACTGTGGATCATGAACATTCTGGACTTTGCAAGAGCAGTCGATCCATTAGATTTGTCTATGTAAGCTCCTAATGGATCCAAAGAGTTTTCAGAGGTTTGGGGATTTCCATGTTTTCTTGATCCAGTTAGATTCTGGTAACATTCAATCCTTGACTATTGTATTTCTCTGGATTGTCTCCCAGAATTGGGTATTAAAAGTACTCTTTCATTCCTACCTAAATGAGCAGTTCCAGTTGCAGGTCATGGTGAGGCAGAGCTCGTGTTCCTGGAGTACTAATGTGGAGTTTCTTGGAGTTGGATGCTGTCCCCCATgttatctatatataaaaaaattcattctctgtctctctctctctttctctccctccctccctctctgtctccataGTTTTAAATATGGTTCATTGGATatcttcattcttttcttctttatatgaCATTATATCCTGACCATTTGAGTGTCCACAAATGGCCAGTATATAACATCatataaacaagaaaagaaagcaCTACATTGTTAATAACTGCTTGTGTTCCAAATATTGAATAAACGTTCTGATCCAAATTCTGGAAGTCTGAGATTTAACCAAATCTATAAAGATATCCAATGAATCATATTTCAAACTATGAAGtttattaaaagtatttttaagagataaaataattatttaaaaatttagaTTTCCACCCTCACTTAGCATTGCTTTTATAAGAATTAAGTGCTTTGGACAAAATTCCAATTATCTGTCAAGCTTTTTTAAACATAGATTTTATTAGTAATTTATGCACTGTAAAATTCTGTATTGTATGTGCATACCACCAAACCACTCTGTAGGAATTTCTTGAACCCTATAGTCAGGGACAATTACACCTTTATTCAATTAAATAAGATGGTAATTGTTCTGATTTTGCCACTTAGTGTGTTATGAGTAGATTAAATGTATGAATACCAGAGTAAAATGAATCCATATTTAGAAGAGAGTAGTTTCTACTGTTAGCCATTAAAACATCAGGTTAAGGAAGAAGATAAAGACTGTATTAGAACATGCTGTAACAAACTTAAAATACATGGAGAGAAAACCGCCATTTTaagttacaggtagtcttcaatttatgatcacaattcagagcAGAATCTCAGTGCCTGAGCAAGCAGTCTTTAAGTGATGCATCATGACTACTCCCTTGGCTCTTctagttgcagttgttaagtgaccttGTGGGTCTTAAGTTGGTAGAATTTAAGGTAAGGAGAATGGGGGTGCATAGGGGAAGCCCATGTGTACTGCACATGAAATCAGGAGTGTGCTGCAGTCCTTTTGAACAgctgctgaacaaatggtcataggttgaggactacctgtagtaaactCATTCTCTGTTTCTATGCTAACAGCTGATAAGATATTTGCAGAACTATCATACTGGAATCAAACTAGTAATTTATACTTTTCCAAGTATTAACAATTTGCCAAGTATTTTATCATTTGGACTCCTTCTCCATAAGAATTTACCACAAATATTAAGGctatttttttcctgtctttAGGTGAGAACCAGGACAGTTGCTGAATGTGTAGCATTTTATTACATGTGGAAGAAATCTGAACGATATGATTACTTTGCTCAACAAACAAGATTTGGAAAAAAGAGGTACAACCACCATCCTGGAGTCACGTAAGTTGAAAAACTTTGGAAGAACATTTGTGCTTAATATCTTATTTAGGATGTCCCACAATTAATAGTAGTTCATCATTATGCTTTCCAAATGGACTTTGTTGAATAACCTCTCTATGATCATTTTCTTGCAGGGACTACATGGATCGGTTGGTAGATGAAGCAGAAGCTTTAGGTGGTGCAGTTTCTTCAGCCATAATATCAAATAATAGACTAGAGCCCATTCCTGATCAACAACTAGGCCTCCTGAATTCAATCACTGCCAATGATTTGACAGGTAAATTAAAAGGTAAATTAGAAAAGCTTAGTATGACTATAGGTCGGGGAAATGGTTACATCTTGTATAACATCTTTTTCTGTCTTCCAGCACTGACCAACAGCGTAGCTACAGTCTGCCATTCTACAGATGTGAACTCAGAAGACGCCTTCCCACCTCTGGACAGTTTGCCCCGAACAGCAGTTAATCATGTGCCTGTCGTAACAGAAGATTTGCTTAACTTGCCTAGTAATGGCGAAAGtgattgttttaatttatttgagaCTGGATTTTATCATTCTGAATTAAACACCATGAACATGTGCAGTGAAGAATCGGAAAGGCCTGCCAAGAGATTGAAAATGGGAATTGCGGTCCCAGAATCCTTCATGAATGAAGTTTCGGTGAATAACTTGGCTGTTGATTTTGAGAATCATACACATCATATTACTAGTGCCAAAATGGCGGTCTCGGTAGCTGACTTCAGCAGTCTATCGGCAAATGAGACAAATGGCTTTATCAGTGCCCATGCGTTACACCAGCACACGGCCCTCCATTCAGAATGAATTCAAGCAGCAAATTAAAGACAGTGAACACTGTTGGCAGTTTGTGGTAAACTTGATGAATTGATCAGGTTTGCTTAGTCTTTCACTGGAAGTTTGAACTATATGACATCAGTGATGTCTTTATGTACAGAACTATATCTTGATTTATCAAGAATAATTTCACTTTTTTTCCAATCCATAAATGTGGAAACTTCATATAATATCTAGCAGAGTTCGGGACTAAGAGAACCATGTGGTACAGCTTTAAGCtctgcttcctttctttttaaaccCGTAGAGAGACTGCTGTCTCAAAACCAGCACAGAAGTTCTGAACTTAATAGAGTGGGtttttgttctaggttgcttctgccCTAATGGATGCAGTGGAATAACATTTGTTTACAGGTACCAGTTCTGATCCTTGCTTAatgtagcatttaaaaaaaataatcaaaagcaGGGAGACATTTCTTTAATTTAAACTGCACAACTACACAAGGATATTTTTAAATTGAAGCTTGTGTCATCTGATATTAAGCCAGAGCACTTCAGTTTACAAAACAACTGATTCATCTTGGTGGATACTAGCACAAAAGACAGTAAGAGCAAAGTCTGAGGACAAGCTTAGATGCTCTTATAACATCACAGGCCACAGCTACCTTACACAAAAATGCTTTTACTGTCCAAAGGTTTTGTGTACTTTTTAACGTATTGGCTGAAAAGATGTGTTTGAGCTGGGGTGGGGGATATCTATACTTCTGAGAAATAGAATCTGAAAACATCAAGTATTATCTTAACATTGCTTAAAGCTACTAAGAATGATACAATTTGCTCACTACTAATGAATTACATATTGGGGTTTGTCTTTACTTCAGAACATGGCAGTTCAAAATAGCATGAAATTTCTGGATTAATAGATGGTGAATGGTGCAATGGATCTTTGAATCACTTTCAGCCATTAGTGTAGTTTTCTTCCTGGATTATTCACATTTAAGTATATTAATATTCCAGAGAGAAATCTTTGACAAGATTGTTCTGTGTTGAATGATTTGTGAAAGTTCACTAAAACTTTGGTTATCAATTGT from Thamnophis elegans isolate rThaEle1 chromosome 3, rThaEle1.pri, whole genome shotgun sequence includes:
- the MIER3 gene encoding mesoderm induction early response protein 3 isoform X8 — encoded protein: MLVHDYDDERTLEEEEMMDEGKNFSSEIEDLEKEGSMPLEDLLAFYGYESTIPVIASSSADSSPSELADELPDMTLDKEEIAKDLLSGDDEETQSSADDLTPSVTSHETTDFFPRPLRSNTICDGDKESDGEDVEVDTGNSSEDLRKEIMIGSQYQAEIPPFLGKSCNDEKAYENEDQLLWQPDVISENKVKEYLFETSVRTGNEKIIGRIPDGVHTRDNEQALYELFKCNHSLKEAIEKYCSNGKTSQDMTAWTEEECRNFEHALLIYGKDFHLIQKDKVRTRTVAECVAFYYMWKKSERYDYFAQQTRFGKKRYNHHPGVTDYMDRLVDEAEALGGAVSSAIISNNRLEPIPDQQLGLLNSITANDLTALTNSVATVCHSTDVNSEDAFPPLDSLPRTAVNHVPVVTEDLLNLPSNGESDCFNLFETGFYHSELNTMNMCSEESERPAKRLKMGIAVPESFMNEVSVNNLAVDFENHTHHITSAKMAVSVADFSSLSANETNGFISAHALHQHTALHSE
- the MIER3 gene encoding mesoderm induction early response protein 3 isoform X1, whose product is MQTRGAAEKQKRKRGKDRFLWEFEPRFVLFSSFFCDSSSGKLLEVNPPDWIDKVPTMAHNIGSLSSEDHDFDPTAEMLVHDYDDERTLEEEEMMDEGKNFSSEIEDLEKEGSMPLEDLLAFYGYESTIPVIASSSADSSPSELADELPDMTLDKEEIAKDLLSGDDEETQSSADDLTPSVTSHETTDFFPRPLRSNTICDGDKESDGEDVEVDTGNSSEDLRKEIMIGSQYQAEIPPFLGKSCNDEKAYENEDQLLWQPDVISENKVKEYLFETSVRTGNEKIIGRIPDGVHTRDNEQALYELFKCNHSLKEAIEKYCSNGKTSQDMTAWTEEECRNFEHALLIYGKDFHLIQKDKVRTRTVAECVAFYYMWKKSERYDYFAQQTRFGKKRYNHHPGVTDYMDRLVDEAEALGGAVSSAIISNNRLEPIPDQQLGLLNSITANDLTALTNSVATVCHSTDVNSEDAFPPLDSLPRTAVNHVPVVTEDLLNLPSNGESDCFNLFETGFYHSELNTMNMCSEESERPAKRLKMGIAVPESFMNEVSVNNLAVDFENHTHHITSAKMAVSVADFSSLSANETNGFISAHALHQHTALHSE
- the MIER3 gene encoding mesoderm induction early response protein 3 isoform X6, giving the protein MAEASFGSSSPVGSLSSEDHDFDPTAEMLVHDYDDERTLEEEEMMDEGKNFSSEIEDLEKEGSMPLEDLLAFYGYESTIPVIASSSADSSPSELADELPDMTLDKEEIAKDLLSGDDEETQSSADDLTPSVTSHETTDFFPRPLRSNTICDGDKESDGEDVEVDTGNSSEDLRKEIMIGSQYQAEIPPFLGKSCNDEKAYENEDQLLWQPDVISENKVKEYLFETSVRTGNEKIIGRIPDGVHTRDNEQALYELFKCNHSLKEAIEKYCSNGKTSQDMTAWTEEECRNFEHALLIYGKDFHLIQKDKVRTRTVAECVAFYYMWKKSERYDYFAQQTRFGKKRYNHHPGVTDYMDRLVDEAEALGGAVSSAIISNNRLEPIPDQQLGLLNSITANDLTALTNSVATVCHSTDVNSEDAFPPLDSLPRTAVNHVPVVTEDLLNLPSNGESDCFNLFETGFYHSELNTMNMCSEESERPAKRLKMGIAVPESFMNEVSVNNLAVDFENHTHHITSAKMAVSVADFSSLSANETNGFISAHALHQHTALHSE